Sequence from the Hamadaea flava genome:
AGCGCGGTGCCGTCGGCGACGCAGACCTGCCCGGCGTGGATGGACCGGCCGATGCCGACGCCGCCGCCGTGGTGAATGCTCACCCAGGACGCGCCGCTGGCCGTGTTGACCAGCGCGTTCAGCAGCGGCCAGTCGGCGATCGCGTCCGATCCGTCCAGCATGGACTCGGTCTCCCGGTAGGGCGAGGCGACGCTGCCGCAGTCCAGGTGGTCGCGGCCGATCACGACGGGCGCCTTGAGGGTGCCGTCGGCGACCATCTCGTTGAACCGGACGCCGGCCCGATCGCGTTCGCCATAGCCGAGCCAGCAGATGCGGGCGGGCAGGCCCTGGAACGCGACTCGTTCCCCGGCCATGGTGATCCAGCGGCGCAGCGACTCGTTCTCCGGGAACAGATCCAGCACCGCCCGGTCGGTGGCGGCGATGTCGGCCGGGTCGCCGGACAGCGCCGCCCAGCGGAACGGGCCCTTGCCCTCGCAGAACAGCGGCCGGATGTACGCCGGCACGAACCCGGGGAAGGCGAAGGCGTTCTTGAACCCGCCCAGCTGGGCCTCACCGCGGATGGAGTTGCCGTAGTCGAACACCTCGGCGCCGGCGTCCTGGAAGCCGACCATCGCCTCGACGTGCTTGGCCATGCTCTGACGGGCCCGGTCGGTGAACTCCTCCGGCTTCTTGGCCGCGTAGTCCGGCCCGTCGGCGAGGTCGATCCCCTCCGGCAGGTACGCCAGCGGGTCGTGCGCGCTGGTCTGGTCGGTCACGATGTCGATCTCGACGCCCCGGCGCAGCAGCTCGGGGAAGACGGTGGCGGCGTTGCCGACGACGCCGACGCTCAGCGCCCGCTGCTCGCGCTTGGCCTTCGTGACCCGCTCGATCGCGTCGTC
This genomic interval carries:
- the hutU gene encoding urocanate hydratase, with translation MDVRAARGAQRTALGWGQEAAKRMLMNNLDPEVAENPADLVVYGGTGKAARDWPSFHALVRTLDTLKDDETMLVQSGRPVGVFRTHEWAPRVLLANSNLVGDWATWPEFRRLEKLGLTMYGQMTAGSWIYIGTQGILQGTYETFAAVAEKRFGGSLSGTLTLTAGCGGMGGAQPLAVTMNGGVCLIVDVDARRLRRRVETRYLDEVADDLDDAIERVTKAKREQRALSVGVVGNAATVFPELLRRGVEIDIVTDQTSAHDPLAYLPEGIDLADGPDYAAKKPEEFTDRARQSMAKHVEAMVGFQDAGAEVFDYGNSIRGEAQLGGFKNAFAFPGFVPAYIRPLFCEGKGPFRWAALSGDPADIAATDRAVLDLFPENESLRRWITMAGERVAFQGLPARICWLGYGERDRAGVRFNEMVADGTLKAPVVIGRDHLDCGSVASPYRETESMLDGSDAIADWPLLNALVNTASGASWVSIHHGGGVGIGRSIHAGQVCVADGTALAGQKIERVLSNDPGMGVIRHVDAGYDLAETVAEERGVRVPMREQ